In Pseudomonas fluorescens, one genomic interval encodes:
- the hutG gene encoding N-formylglutamate deformylase, whose protein sequence is MDKVLSFKQGRVPLLISMPHAGVRLTPAVEAGLIADAKSLPDTDWHIPQLYDFAEELGASTLAAEYSRFVIDLNRPSDDKPLYAGATTGLYPATLFDGIPLFKEGLEPSKEERATYLEQIWTPYHRTLQEELARLKAEFGYALLFDAHSIRSIIPHLFDGKLPDFNLGTFNGASCDPQLATQLEAICARHDHYSHVLNGRFKGGHITRHYGNPAENIHAVQLELCQSTYMEEFEPFRYRADLAEPTRVVLKELLQGLLAWAKSHYTA, encoded by the coding sequence GTGGATAAGGTTCTGAGTTTCAAACAAGGTCGCGTACCGCTGCTGATCAGCATGCCGCATGCCGGTGTGCGCCTGACGCCTGCGGTCGAAGCCGGGCTGATCGCGGACGCGAAAAGCCTGCCGGACACCGACTGGCACATTCCGCAGCTCTATGACTTTGCCGAGGAACTGGGCGCCAGCACGTTGGCCGCCGAATACTCGCGGTTCGTCATCGACCTTAACCGTCCGTCCGATGACAAACCGTTGTATGCCGGCGCCACCACCGGGCTGTACCCGGCGACGCTGTTCGATGGCATTCCGTTGTTCAAGGAAGGCCTGGAGCCTTCGAAAGAGGAGCGCGCGACTTATCTGGAGCAGATCTGGACGCCATACCACCGCACCTTGCAGGAAGAGCTTGCGCGGTTGAAGGCCGAGTTCGGCTACGCGTTGCTGTTCGACGCGCACTCGATCCGCTCGATCATTCCGCACCTGTTCGACGGCAAACTGCCGGATTTCAACCTTGGCACCTTCAATGGCGCCAGTTGCGATCCACAATTGGCGACGCAACTGGAAGCCATCTGCGCCCGTCACGATCATTACAGCCACGTGCTCAACGGCCGCTTCAAGGGCGGCCACATCACCCGCCATTACGGCAACCCCGCCGAGAACATCCACGCCGTGCAACTGGAGTTGTGCCAGAGCACCTACATGGAAGAGTTCGAACCGTTCCGCTACCGCGCCGATCTGGCAGAGCCGACGCGGGTGGTGCTCAAGGAGTTGCTGCAGGGCCTGCTGGCCTGGGCAAAGTCGCACTACACCGCATAA
- the pip gene encoding prolyl aminopeptidase, whose amino-acid sequence MQTLFPQIKPHARHDLAVDDTHTLYVDESGSPEGLPVVFIHGGPGAGCDAQSRRYFDPNLYRIVTFDQRGCGRSTPHASLENNTTWDLVADLERIRKHLGIDKWVLFGGSWGSTLALAYAQTHPERVHGLILRGIFLCRPQEIEWFYQAGASRLFPDYWQDYIAPIPLDERDDLLSAFHKRLVGNDQIAQMHAAKAWSTWEGRTATLRPNPLVVDRFSEPQRALSIARIECHYFTNNAFLEPNQLIRDMGKIAHLPGVIIHGRYDVICPLDNAWELHQAWPNSELQVIRDAGHAASEPGITDALVRAASNMARRLLDLPPEEA is encoded by the coding sequence ATGCAGACATTGTTTCCGCAGATCAAACCCCACGCCCGGCACGATCTGGCTGTCGATGACACCCACACGCTGTACGTCGATGAAAGCGGCTCGCCGGAAGGCTTGCCGGTGGTGTTCATCCACGGCGGCCCGGGTGCCGGTTGCGACGCGCAGAGCCGTCGCTATTTCGATCCGAACCTGTATCGCATTGTCACCTTCGACCAGCGCGGCTGCGGACGCTCCACCCCGCATGCGAGCCTGGAAAACAACACCACCTGGGATCTGGTCGCTGACCTTGAGCGTATCCGCAAGCACTTGGGCATCGATAAATGGGTGCTGTTCGGCGGTTCGTGGGGTTCGACTCTGGCGCTGGCCTACGCGCAAACCCACCCGGAGCGCGTACACGGTCTGATCCTGCGTGGGATCTTTCTCTGCCGTCCGCAGGAAATCGAGTGGTTCTATCAGGCCGGTGCCAGCCGTCTGTTTCCCGATTACTGGCAGGATTACATCGCGCCGATCCCGCTGGACGAGCGCGACGATCTGCTCAGCGCCTTCCACAAGCGCCTGGTCGGTAACGATCAGATCGCTCAGATGCACGCGGCCAAGGCCTGGTCGACGTGGGAAGGACGCACCGCGACCCTGCGGCCGAACCCGCTGGTGGTCGACCGTTTCTCCGAACCGCAGCGCGCCCTGTCGATCGCGCGGATCGAGTGTCACTACTTCACCAATAATGCGTTCCTCGAGCCGAATCAACTGATCCGCGACATGGGCAAGATCGCCCATCTGCCGGGGGTGATCATTCACGGTCGTTACGACGTGATCTGTCCGCTGGACAACGCCTGGGAGCTGCATCAGGCCTGGCCGAACAGCGAACTGCAGGTGATTCGTGACGCCGGTCACGCCGCCTCCGAACCGGGCATCACCGATGCGCTGGTGCGTGCCGCGAGCAACATGGCCCGTCGCTTGCTCGACCTGCCGCCCGAAGAAGCATGA
- the dtd gene encoding D-aminoacyl-tRNA deacylase produces MKGLLQRVRGARVEVAGETVGAVDQGLLVLVAVEPDDTRTSADKLLHKLLNYRVFSDAEGKMNLSLADVGGGLLLVSQFTLAADTKSGLRPSFSTAAPPALGEELFDYLFSKAKQMHGTVASGRFGADMQVHLVNDGPVTFLLQT; encoded by the coding sequence ATGAAGGGGCTTTTACAACGCGTGCGCGGTGCGCGGGTAGAGGTTGCGGGAGAGACAGTCGGCGCGGTGGATCAGGGTTTGCTGGTGCTGGTGGCGGTCGAACCCGACGACACGCGTACCAGTGCCGACAAACTTTTGCATAAGCTGCTTAACTATCGGGTATTCAGTGACGCCGAGGGCAAGATGAATCTGTCCCTGGCGGATGTGGGCGGCGGGTTGCTGCTGGTCTCTCAGTTCACCCTGGCTGCCGACACCAAGAGCGGGTTGCGTCCGAGTTTCTCGACCGCGGCCCCTCCGGCATTGGGCGAGGAATTGTTCGACTATCTATTCAGCAAAGCGAAACAGATGCATGGCACTGTGGCATCAGGTAGATTCGGCGCGGATATGCAGGTGCACCTGGTCAACGATGGCCCGGTAACCTTCCTGTTACAGACATGA
- a CDS encoding glucan biosynthesis protein G, giving the protein MSAKRMRSALVAGSALLCLLSAGQLWAFNLDDVSAKAKELAGQKFEAPRSNLPNEFRDMKFADYQKIRFLTEKAEWADQKTPFKLSFYHQGMHFDTPVKINEITANTVEEIKYDPTRFDFGDLKFDPKATEQLGYAGFRVLYPINKADKQDEIMTMLGASYFRVVGKGHTYGLSARGLAIDTALPSGEEFPRFREFWIQQPKPGDKHLVIFALLDSPRATGAYRLILRPGSDTIVDVKAQMFLRDKVGKLGIAPLTSMFLFGANQPSKVLNYRRELHDSSGLSIHAGNGEWIWRPLNNPKHLAVSNFSVENPRGFGLLQRGRDFSHYEDLDDRYDKRPSAWIEPKGEWGKGTVDLVEIPTADETNDNIVAFWSPETMPEPGKPLDFAYRLHWTMDEAAIHAPDSAWVKQTLRSTGDVKQSNLIRQPDGSVAYLVDFEGPSLAALAPDADVRSQVSVGDNAELVENSVRYNPETKGWRLTLRMKIKDASKSTEMRAALVQPVVTADLAKSSVPASNSSVAKADKVAAKQQEKDEKEAKAAEAKQADAKPAADAKDKANKDAKQPAAANAAPATPESAPTEEVLTETWSYQLPADE; this is encoded by the coding sequence ATGTCTGCCAAACGCATGCGAAGTGCCCTGGTAGCCGGCTCGGCGCTCCTGTGCCTGCTCAGCGCCGGCCAGCTTTGGGCGTTCAATCTTGACGATGTATCAGCCAAGGCTAAAGAGCTGGCCGGGCAGAAGTTCGAAGCCCCGCGCAGCAACCTGCCGAACGAATTCCGTGACATGAAGTTCGCGGATTATCAGAAAATCCGCTTCCTCACCGAAAAGGCTGAGTGGGCTGATCAGAAGACACCGTTCAAGCTGTCCTTCTATCACCAGGGCATGCACTTCGATACGCCGGTGAAAATCAACGAAATCACGGCGAACACCGTCGAAGAGATCAAATACGATCCGACCCGCTTCGATTTCGGCGACCTCAAGTTCGATCCGAAAGCCACTGAGCAACTGGGCTACGCCGGTTTCCGTGTGCTGTACCCGATCAACAAGGCCGACAAGCAAGACGAAATCATGACCATGCTCGGCGCGAGCTACTTCCGCGTCGTCGGCAAGGGCCACACCTACGGTCTGTCGGCCCGTGGTCTGGCGATCGACACCGCGCTGCCGTCGGGCGAAGAGTTCCCGCGTTTCCGCGAGTTCTGGATTCAGCAGCCGAAGCCGGGTGACAAGCATCTGGTGATCTTCGCCCTGCTGGATTCGCCGCGCGCCACCGGTGCCTATCGCCTGATCCTGCGTCCGGGCAGCGACACCATTGTCGACGTCAAGGCGCAGATGTTCCTGCGTGACAAGGTCGGCAAACTGGGCATCGCACCGTTGACCAGCATGTTCCTGTTCGGCGCCAACCAGCCGTCGAAAGTCCTCAACTACCGTCGTGAACTGCACGACTCCAGCGGTCTGTCGATCCATGCCGGCAACGGCGAGTGGATCTGGCGTCCGCTGAACAACCCGAAACACCTGGCCGTGAGCAACTTCAGCGTCGAGAACCCGCGTGGTTTCGGTCTGCTGCAGCGTGGTCGCGACTTCAGCCACTACGAAGACCTCGACGACCGCTATGACAAGCGCCCAAGCGCCTGGATCGAGCCGAAGGGCGAGTGGGGCAAGGGCACCGTTGATCTGGTAGAGATTCCGACTGCCGACGAAACCAACGACAACATCGTTGCGTTCTGGAGCCCGGAAACCATGCCGGAGCCAGGCAAGCCGCTGGACTTCGCCTACCGCCTGCACTGGACCATGGACGAAGCGGCGATTCACGCCCCCGACAGCGCCTGGGTCAAGCAGACGCTGCGTTCGACCGGTGACGTCAAGCAGTCGAACCTGATCCGTCAACCGGATGGCAGCGTTGCCTACCTGGTCGACTTCGAAGGTCCATCATTGGCGGCTCTGGCCCCGGATGCCGACGTGCGCAGTCAGGTCAGCGTTGGCGATAACGCCGAACTGGTCGAGAACAGCGTGCGTTACAACCCGGAAACCAAGGGCTGGCGCCTGACCCTGCGGATGAAGATCAAGGACGCGAGCAAGTCCACCGAGATGCGCGCTGCCCTGGTACAGCCAGTGGTCACCGCTGATCTGGCCAAGTCTTCGGTACCGGCGTCGAATTCGTCGGTGGCCAAGGCGGACAAGGTCGCGGCCAAGCAACAAGAGAAAGACGAGAAGGAAGCCAAGGCAGCCGAGGCCAAACAGGCCGACGCCAAGCCAGCCGCAGATGCCAAGGACAAGGCCAACAAAGACGCCAAGCAGCCAGCGGCTGCGAACGCGGCCCCAGCCACACCGGAATCGGCACCGACTGAAGAAGTCCTGACCGAGACCTGGAGCTATCAGTTGCCTGCCGATGAGTAA
- the mdoH gene encoding glucans biosynthesis glucosyltransferase MdoH, with protein sequence MSNSQVQPETLSEYLAHLPMTDEQRAELAGCQSFSELHQRLSSPTFDAPAEAAQASVAKRLTLSTAEELEEAEMLVLDASGRVSMKATPPIRRTKVVPEPWRTNILVRGWRRLTGRTNPPQPPKDENVLPAARWRTVGSIRRYILLLLMLGQTIVAGWYMKGIMPYQGWSFVDLDEVLHQPLLQTATQVLPYALQTSILILFGILFCWVSAGFWTALMGFLELLTGHDKYRISGKSAGNEPIPKDARTALVMPICNEDVPRVFAGLRATFESVAATGDLDRFDFFVLSDSNDTDICVAEQQAWLDVCREAKGFGKIFYRRRRRRVKRKSGNLDDFCRRWGGDYKYMVVLDADSVMSGECLTSLVRLMEATPDAGIIQTAPRASGMDTLYARMQQFATRVYGPLFTAGLHFWQLGESHYWGHNAIIRMKPFIDHCALAPLPGKGAFSGAILSHDFVEAALMRRAGWGVWIAYDLPGSYEELPPNLLDELKRDRRWCHGNLMNFRLFLVKGMHPVHRAVFLTGVMSYLSAPLWFFFLVLSTALLAVNTLMEPQYFLEPRQLYPLWPQWHPDKAIALFSTTIVLLFLPKLLSIILIWAKGAKEFGGKFKVTLSMLLEMLFSMLLAPVRMIFHTRFVLAAFLGWAATWNSPQRDDDSTPWSEAVKRHGPQTLLGFCWALLVIWLNPSFLWWLVPIVGSLMLSIPVSVISSRVGLGLKSRDESLFLIPEEYNPPQALLATDQYTHENRWHALNDGFIRAVVDPQQNALACSLATARHGQAEPIEWLRQERVRHALKAGPAALSNHDRLQLLSDPVALARLHELVWSEDHKEWLDAWRASVKADPHAPLLPLKPVSLQAQPA encoded by the coding sequence ATGAGTAACTCTCAAGTACAGCCAGAGACTCTTTCCGAGTATCTGGCGCATCTGCCGATGACCGACGAGCAGCGCGCGGAACTCGCGGGCTGCCAGTCCTTCAGCGAACTGCACCAGCGCCTGTCGTCGCCGACGTTCGACGCGCCTGCCGAAGCCGCCCAGGCTTCGGTGGCCAAGCGCCTGACCCTGAGCACCGCCGAAGAGCTGGAAGAGGCGGAAATGCTGGTGCTCGACGCCAGCGGTCGGGTCAGCATGAAAGCGACGCCGCCGATCCGTCGGACCAAAGTCGTGCCGGAGCCATGGCGCACCAATATTCTGGTGCGTGGCTGGCGCCGCCTGACCGGGCGCACCAATCCGCCACAGCCGCCGAAGGACGAAAACGTCTTGCCGGCGGCGCGCTGGCGCACGGTAGGTTCGATCCGTCGCTACATTCTGTTGCTGCTGATGCTCGGTCAGACCATCGTTGCCGGCTGGTACATGAAAGGCATCATGCCGTACCAGGGCTGGTCGTTCGTCGATCTGGACGAAGTGCTGCACCAGCCGCTGCTGCAAACCGCCACGCAAGTGCTGCCGTATGCGCTGCAGACCAGCATCCTGATCCTGTTCGGGATTCTGTTCTGCTGGGTCTCGGCCGGTTTCTGGACGGCACTGATGGGCTTCCTCGAGTTGCTCACCGGTCACGATAAATACCGTATCTCCGGCAAAAGCGCCGGCAACGAGCCGATTCCGAAAGACGCCCGTACTGCGCTGGTAATGCCGATCTGCAACGAAGACGTGCCTCGGGTATTCGCCGGTCTGCGCGCCACCTTCGAGTCGGTCGCCGCTACCGGTGATCTGGATCGCTTCGACTTCTTCGTCCTCAGCGACAGTAACGACACCGATATCTGCGTCGCCGAGCAGCAAGCCTGGCTGGACGTCTGCCGTGAAGCTAAGGGCTTCGGCAAGATCTTCTATCGCCGCCGTCGCCGCCGTGTGAAACGCAAGAGCGGCAACCTCGACGACTTCTGCCGTCGCTGGGGTGGTGACTACAAGTACATGGTCGTGCTCGACGCCGACTCGGTGATGAGCGGCGAGTGCCTGACCAGTCTGGTGCGCCTGATGGAAGCCACGCCGGACGCCGGGATCATCCAGACCGCGCCGCGAGCGTCGGGCATGGACACCCTGTATGCGCGCATGCAGCAGTTCGCTACCCGCGTGTACGGTCCGCTGTTCACCGCCGGTCTGCACTTCTGGCAGTTGGGTGAATCCCACTACTGGGGTCACAACGCGATCATCCGCATGAAGCCGTTCATCGACCACTGCGCCCTGGCGCCGTTGCCGGGTAAAGGTGCGTTCTCCGGTGCAATCCTGTCTCACGACTTCGTTGAAGCTGCGCTGATGCGCCGTGCCGGCTGGGGCGTGTGGATTGCCTACGACCTGCCGGGCAGTTACGAAGAACTGCCGCCGAACCTGCTCGACGAGCTCAAGCGTGACCGTCGCTGGTGCCACGGCAACCTGATGAACTTCCGCCTGTTCCTGGTCAAAGGCATGCACCCGGTGCACCGCGCGGTGTTCCTCACCGGCGTGATGTCGTACCTGTCGGCGCCGTTGTGGTTCTTCTTCCTGGTGCTGTCGACCGCGCTGCTGGCGGTGAACACGCTGATGGAGCCGCAGTACTTCCTGGAACCGCGTCAGCTCTATCCGCTGTGGCCACAATGGCACCCGGACAAGGCGATCGCGCTGTTCTCGACCACCATCGTGCTGCTGTTCCTGCCGAAACTGCTGAGCATTATCCTGATCTGGGCCAAGGGCGCGAAAGAGTTCGGCGGCAAGTTCAAGGTGACCCTGTCGATGCTGCTGGAGATGCTTTTCTCCATGCTGCTGGCGCCGGTGCGGATGATTTTCCACACCCGTTTCGTCCTCGCCGCGTTCCTCGGCTGGGCCGCGACCTGGAACTCGCCGCAGCGTGACGACGACTCCACGCCATGGAGCGAGGCGGTCAAGCGCCACGGTCCGCAGACCCTGCTGGGCTTCTGCTGGGCGCTGCTGGTGATCTGGCTGAACCCGAGCTTCCTGTGGTGGCTGGTGCCGATCGTCGGTTCGCTGATGCTGTCGATCCCGGTGTCGGTGATTTCCAGCCGTGTCGGTCTGGGCCTCAAGTCCCGTGACGAGAGCCTGTTCCTCATCCCAGAGGAATATAATCCGCCACAGGCGCTGCTGGCGACCGATCAGTACACCCACGAGAACCGCTGGCACGCGCTGAACGACGGCTTCATCCGCGCCGTGGTCGATCCGCAGCAGAACGCCCTGGCGTGCTCGCTGGCGACGGCCCGTCACGGTCAGGCCGAGCCGATCGAATGGCTGCGTCAGGAACGTGTACGTCACGCCCTGAAGGCTGGCCCGGCGGCACTGAGCAACCATGATCGCCTGCAACTGCTGAGCGATCCGGTGGCCCTGGCGCGTCTGCACGAGCTGGTCTGGTCCGAAGATCACAAGGAATGGCTGGATGCCTGGCGTGCTTCGGTGAAAGCCGATCCGCATGCGCCGCTGTTGCCACTCAAGCCTGTGAGCTTGCAGGCGCAACCGGCCTGA
- a CDS encoding transporter substrate-binding domain-containing protein codes for MKKYLSMLLVGVTALVAVNAAHAGAIDDAVKRGTLKVGMDPTYMPFEMTNKRGEIIGFEVDILKAMSKAMGVKLELVSTGYDGIIPALMTDKFDMIGSGMTLTQERNLRLNFSEPFIVVGQTLLIRKELEGTIKSYKDLNTADYRITSKLGTTGEMVAKKLIAKAKYHGYDNEQEAVLDVVNGKADAFIYDAPYNVVAVNKVGAGKLVFLDKPFTYEPLAFGLKKGDYDSINFINNFLHQIHEDGTYDRIHDKWFKSTEWLKDME; via the coding sequence ATGAAGAAGTATCTGTCGATGCTGCTGGTCGGCGTCACGGCACTGGTTGCAGTCAATGCGGCGCACGCCGGTGCAATCGATGACGCGGTCAAGCGCGGCACGTTGAAAGTCGGTATGGATCCGACCTACATGCCGTTCGAAATGACCAACAAGCGCGGCGAGATCATCGGCTTCGAAGTCGACATCCTCAAAGCCATGTCCAAGGCCATGGGCGTCAAGCTCGAGTTGGTGTCCACCGGTTACGACGGGATCATCCCGGCCCTGATGACCGACAAGTTCGACATGATCGGCAGCGGCATGACCCTGACTCAGGAGCGCAACCTGCGCCTGAACTTCAGCGAACCGTTCATCGTGGTCGGCCAGACCCTGCTGATCCGCAAGGAACTGGAAGGCACCATCAAGTCCTATAAAGACCTGAACACCGCCGACTACCGCATCACCTCCAAGCTCGGTACCACCGGCGAGATGGTCGCCAAGAAGCTGATCGCCAAGGCCAAGTACCACGGCTACGACAACGAGCAGGAAGCCGTGCTCGACGTGGTCAACGGCAAGGCTGACGCGTTCATCTATGACGCGCCGTACAACGTGGTCGCGGTGAACAAGGTCGGCGCCGGCAAACTGGTGTTCCTCGACAAGCCGTTCACCTACGAGCCGCTGGCCTTCGGTCTGAAGAAGGGTGATTACGACAGCATCAACTTCATCAACAACTTCCTGCACCAGATCCACGAAGACGGCACCTACGATCGCATCCATGACAAGTGGTTCAAGAGCACCGAGTGGCTCAAGGACATGGAATAA
- a CDS encoding amino acid ABC transporter permease has product MKQKKAQWPWHVLTVLVLVGLAGALYYATSLMSYEWRWNRVPQYFAYQAEESQRATDISTVTELVRKGGSAQVTLRNDAGDEQHLTVDENSLQFAQGDDVAEGDVVGVTRHWAAGPLLWGLWTTLWLSVVSGVLGLLIGLVTGLCRLSSNPTLRDLSSIYVELVRGTPLLVQIFIFYFFIGTVMNLSREFAGIAALSLFTGAYVAEIIRSGVQSIARGQNEAARSLGLSAGQSMRHVVLPQAFKRVLPPLAGQFISLVKDTSLVSVIAITELLKSGREVITTSFSPFEILFCVAGLYLLINLPLSKIASRLERRLAQSD; this is encoded by the coding sequence ATGAAACAGAAAAAAGCCCAATGGCCCTGGCACGTCCTGACCGTGCTGGTGCTGGTCGGCCTGGCGGGCGCGTTGTATTACGCCACGTCGCTGATGTCCTACGAATGGCGCTGGAACCGCGTGCCGCAGTACTTCGCCTATCAGGCCGAAGAATCCCAGCGTGCCACCGATATCTCCACCGTCACCGAGCTGGTGCGCAAGGGCGGTAGCGCGCAGGTCACCCTGCGCAACGACGCCGGTGACGAGCAGCACCTGACCGTCGACGAAAACAGCCTGCAATTCGCTCAGGGCGACGATGTGGCGGAAGGCGACGTCGTGGGCGTGACCCGGCATTGGGCGGCAGGGCCGCTGCTGTGGGGCCTTTGGACCACGCTGTGGCTGTCGGTGGTGTCCGGCGTACTCGGTCTGCTGATCGGTCTGGTCACCGGACTGTGCCGCCTGTCGAGCAACCCGACCCTGCGCGACCTGTCGAGCATCTACGTCGAGCTGGTGCGCGGTACGCCGCTGCTGGTGCAGATCTTCATTTTCTACTTCTTCATCGGCACGGTGATGAACCTGTCCCGCGAGTTTGCCGGGATCGCCGCGCTGTCGCTGTTTACCGGCGCCTACGTCGCGGAGATCATCCGTTCCGGGGTGCAGTCGATTGCCCGTGGCCAGAACGAAGCGGCGCGTTCGCTCGGTCTGAGCGCCGGCCAGTCGATGCGCCATGTGGTACTGCCGCAAGCATTCAAACGCGTACTGCCGCCGCTGGCCGGGCAGTTCATCAGCCTGGTCAAGGACACCTCGCTGGTGTCGGTGATTGCGATTACCGAGCTGCTGAAAAGTGGTCGTGAAGTCATCACCACCTCGTTCTCGCCGTTCGAGATCCTGTTTTGCGTCGCCGGCCTGTACCTGTTGATCAACCTGCCGCTGTCGAAAATCGCCAGCCGGCTTGAGCGGAGGCTCGCGCAAAGTGATTGA
- a CDS encoding amino acid ABC transporter ATP-binding protein, with protein MIEVRDLVKVFDTRGQVVRAVDNVTTSVAKGEVLVVIGPSGSGKSTFLRCLNGLEEFDSGSVSIDGLQLADPKTDVNAYRREVGMVFQHFNLFPHMTVLENLCLAQKVVRKRGQKESEAKALALLEKVGIAQKAREYPSRLSGGQQQRVAIARALAMDPKVMLFDEPTSALDPEMVGEVLDVMKNLAVEGMTMVCVTHEMGFAREVADRVLFFDHGKLLEDASPAEFFDAPKDPRAQAFLRQVL; from the coding sequence GTGATTGAAGTCCGCGATCTGGTAAAAGTCTTCGACACCCGTGGCCAGGTAGTTCGGGCTGTGGATAACGTCACCACTTCCGTTGCCAAAGGCGAAGTGCTGGTGGTGATCGGCCCGTCCGGCTCGGGCAAGTCGACCTTCCTGCGCTGCCTCAATGGCCTGGAAGAATTCGACTCGGGTTCGGTGAGCATCGACGGCCTGCAACTGGCCGACCCGAAAACCGACGTCAACGCCTACCGCCGCGAAGTCGGCATGGTCTTTCAGCACTTCAACCTGTTCCCGCACATGACCGTGCTGGAAAACCTCTGTCTGGCGCAGAAAGTCGTGCGCAAGCGTGGGCAGAAGGAAAGTGAGGCCAAGGCCTTGGCGTTGCTGGAAAAGGTCGGTATTGCGCAGAAGGCTCGGGAATATCCATCACGCCTGTCCGGCGGCCAGCAACAGCGCGTGGCGATTGCCCGGGCGCTGGCGATGGACCCGAAAGTGATGCTGTTCGACGAACCGACTTCGGCCCTCGACCCCGAAATGGTCGGCGAAGTGCTGGATGTGATGAAGAACCTGGCCGTGGAAGGCATGACCATGGTCTGCGTCACCCACGAAATGGGTTTCGCCCGGGAAGTGGCGGATCGGGTGCTGTTCTTCGATCACGGCAAACTGCTGGAAGATGCTTCCCCGGCGGAGTTTTTTGATGCGCCGAAGGATCCGCGGGCGCAGGCCTTTCTGCGTCAGGTCCTTTAA
- a CDS encoding methyl-accepting chemotaxis protein — translation MQSMTQGLRELIGGISDGVTQIASAAEELSAVTEQTSAGVNNQKIETDQVATAMNEMTATVQEVARNAEEASEAAVAADQQAREGDKVVGEAIAQIERLAVEVGHSTEAMGELKRESDKIGSVLDVIKSVAQQTNLLALNAAIEAARAGEAGRGFAVVADEVRSLAQRTQKSTEEIEELIVGLQNGTQQVATIMDNSRSLTDSSVELTRRAGGSLESITRTVSAIQAMNQQIAAAAEQQSAVAEEINRSVLNVRDVSDQTSAASEETAASSVELARLGTHLQMLVGRFKV, via the coding sequence ATGCAGAGCATGACCCAAGGCCTGCGCGAGTTGATCGGTGGCATCAGCGACGGCGTAACGCAAATCGCCAGCGCTGCCGAGGAATTGTCAGCGGTGACCGAGCAGACCAGCGCCGGGGTCAACAATCAGAAGATCGAGACCGATCAGGTCGCCACCGCCATGAACGAAATGACCGCCACTGTGCAGGAAGTCGCGCGCAACGCCGAGGAGGCTTCCGAAGCCGCCGTGGCCGCCGACCAGCAAGCCCGCGAAGGCGACAAGGTGGTCGGTGAAGCCATTGCGCAGATCGAGCGCTTGGCAGTTGAAGTCGGCCACTCCACCGAAGCCATGGGCGAACTCAAGCGCGAGAGCGACAAGATCGGCAGCGTGCTCGACGTGATCAAGTCCGTGGCCCAGCAAACCAACCTGCTGGCGCTCAACGCCGCGATCGAAGCAGCGCGTGCCGGTGAGGCCGGGCGTGGTTTTGCGGTGGTTGCCGATGAAGTGCGCAGCCTCGCCCAGCGCACGCAGAAGTCCACCGAAGAGATCGAGGAACTGATCGTCGGCCTGCAGAACGGCACCCAGCAAGTGGCGACGATCATGGACAACAGCCGCAGCCTGACCGACAGCAGCGTCGAACTGACCCGCCGTGCCGGTGGCTCACTGGAAAGCATCACCCGCACCGTCTCGGCGATTCAGGCGATGAACCAGCAGATTGCAGCGGCGGCCGAGCAGCAGAGTGCCGTGGCCGAGGAGATCAACCGTAGCGTGCTGAATGTGCGGGATGTGTCGGATCAGACGTCGGCGGCGAGTGAAGAGACCGCGGCGTCGAGTGTTGAGCTGGCGCGGCTGGGGACGCATCTGCAGATGCTGGTGGGGCGCTTCAAGGTTTGA
- a CDS encoding 16S rRNA (uracil(1498)-N(3))-methyltransferase encodes MNLLLLEEADFIAADRVVLRDRRLTHMQEVHRSEVGDSLRVGRINGLMGSAELLRLEAGEAELRVTLDQPPPAKLPLTLVLALPRPKMLRRVFQTVATMGVSKVILLNSYRVEKSFWQTPFLEPEAIRENLILGLEQARDTVLPEIIIEKRFKPFVEDRLPAISEGTLGLVGHPGNFPPCPRALSEPVTLAIGPEGGWIPYEIDLLGKSGLQPVQLGERILRVETAVTALLARLF; translated from the coding sequence ATGAACCTGCTGTTGCTCGAAGAGGCCGACTTCATCGCGGCCGACCGCGTCGTGCTGCGTGACCGGCGCCTGACCCACATGCAGGAAGTGCACCGCTCGGAAGTCGGTGACAGCCTGCGCGTGGGACGGATCAATGGCTTGATGGGCTCGGCTGAGCTGCTTCGCCTTGAGGCCGGTGAAGCCGAGTTGCGTGTCACCCTCGATCAACCACCACCGGCCAAGCTGCCATTGACGCTGGTATTGGCCCTGCCCCGCCCGAAGATGCTGCGACGGGTGTTCCAGACCGTGGCGACCATGGGTGTGTCGAAGGTGATTCTGCTCAACAGCTACCGGGTCGAGAAGAGTTTCTGGCAGACGCCGTTTCTCGAGCCGGAAGCGATTCGCGAGAATCTGATCCTCGGCCTCGAACAGGCCCGCGATACCGTGCTGCCGGAAATCATCATCGAGAAACGCTTCAAGCCGTTCGTCGAAGATCGCCTGCCGGCGATCAGCGAAGGCACCCTCGGTCTGGTCGGCCATCCCGGTAACTTCCCGCCCTGCCCGCGCGCATTGAGCGAACCGGTGACGCTGGCGATCGGCCCCGAGGGTGGCTGGATCCCCTACGAAATCGACCTGCTGGGCAAGTCCGGCCTGCAACCGGTGCAACTGGGCGAGCGCATCCTGCGCGTCGAAACCGCCGTCACCGCCCTGCTCGCCCGCCTTTTCTAA